The Anaerolineae bacterium genome window below encodes:
- a CDS encoding glycosyltransferase family 2 protein, with product MADVGTDARRVLLMAVEPEVSVVVPYYRGREHLPALLESIAGQQFPLERLECILVMNGADDGALDLVRSRFPWVRTVDPGENLGYGGGCNLGAREARGKWVAFLNTDMRVDSRWLTELLAGAERHPDSVCFGSAILSWNGKRIDFAGSSMNFLGVGYQPYHGGPAAWLPDSDRQELFVCGGATFVRREVYLDVGGFDEDFWAYYEDVDLGWRLWVLGYDVWLVPSSVVYHRHHGSFSRVGQERTRLLYERNALLSLIKNYGQDNLDRILPVALMLAAKRAFLATGVDPGRFRIGRTPPHAVAPSAGVFGLRYYLDEASRTLRNEGLGELWKRVRAELGRRLSFGGNAPYGAPRKPAEASARGLVVPEVGVAHLLALADVADLYPHMLEKRRWIQERRRRSDAEIAPLFRLCFALNFYDSRYHACMVDLVRATGLEQRLGERIQLGRER from the coding sequence GTGGCTGACGTCGGAACCGACGCCAGACGGGTGTTGCTGATGGCGGTCGAGCCCGAAGTCAGCGTGGTGGTTCCGTACTACCGCGGCCGGGAGCACCTCCCCGCTCTCTTGGAGTCTATTGCGGGCCAGCAGTTCCCCCTCGAGCGGCTGGAGTGCATCCTGGTGATGAACGGCGCCGACGACGGCGCCCTAGATCTGGTCCGGAGTCGGTTCCCCTGGGTCCGCACCGTCGATCCGGGTGAGAACCTGGGGTACGGGGGCGGCTGCAACCTAGGCGCTCGGGAGGCCAGGGGGAAGTGGGTAGCCTTCCTGAACACCGACATGCGGGTGGATTCCCGGTGGCTCACCGAGTTGCTCGCCGGCGCCGAGCGACATCCGGACTCTGTGTGCTTCGGGTCGGCCATTCTCTCCTGGAACGGCAAACGCATTGACTTCGCCGGCAGCAGCATGAACTTCCTGGGAGTGGGCTATCAGCCCTATCACGGTGGACCGGCCGCCTGGTTGCCGGACTCCGACAGACAGGAGTTGTTCGTCTGTGGAGGAGCCACGTTCGTCCGACGCGAAGTGTACCTGGACGTGGGCGGTTTCGATGAGGACTTCTGGGCCTACTACGAGGACGTAGACCTGGGCTGGCGCCTCTGGGTACTGGGTTATGATGTCTGGTTGGTACCATCCTCCGTGGTCTATCACCGACACCACGGCTCCTTCAGCCGGGTGGGTCAGGAGCGCACGCGACTGCTCTACGAGCGCAACGCCCTGCTCTCTCTGATTAAGAACTACGGACAGGACAATCTGGACCGCATCCTGCCTGTGGCGCTGATGCTAGCGGCTAAGAGGGCCTTCCTGGCCACCGGAGTGGACCCCGGCCGTTTCCGCATCGGGCGAACGCCTCCGCACGCCGTGGCCCCCTCCGCAGGAGTGTTCGGGCTGCGTTACTACCTGGACGAGGCCTCTCGCACACTCAGGAACGAGGGGTTGGGGGAACTGTGGAAGCGCGTTCGGGCCGAGCTGGGCCGCCGCCTGAGCTTCGGTGGCAACGCTCCGTATGGAGCCCCTCGGAAGCCGGCGGAAGCTAGCGCCCGGGGCCTGGTGGTGCCGGAGGTGGGGGTCGCCCATCTCCTGGCCCTGGCCGACGTCGCCGACCTGTATCCCCATATGCTAGAGAAGCGGCGCTGGATCCAGGAGCGCCGCCGGCGCAGCGATGCTGAGATCGCCCCCTTGTTCCGCCTGTGCTTCGCCCTCAACTTCTACGACTCCCGCTACCATGCCTGCATGGTAGACTTGGTCAGGGCGACCGGCCTGGAGCAGCGCCTGGGTGAGCGGATACAGCTGGGCCGAGAGCGATGA
- a CDS encoding ABC transporter ATP-binding protein, with amino-acid sequence MTDQAASITFDRVCKRYVWRPERARTFLDVFAGLMRGREPDQEFWALRDLSLVVGPGEAVALIGPNGAGKSTALKLASRVIVPTSGTVTVVGRVSALLELAAGFHPDLTGRENVFLSGALMGLSRRAMLDRFDQILEFSGVSEFIDSPVRHYSSGMAMRLGFAVASSVEPRVLLIDEVLAVGDRAFSQRCVDRIFGLKERGTAILFVSHDLDAVRNLCERAILLERGETIESGPTDRVISRYLRRLSQTEGKDVRQEREERWGSGEVAIVEVWLEDDRGERVSGLGAGEPFAVGIRYRVTGDVEQPVFGLAFRDGSGYLLSGPNTRFDGVSVPLGDKEGVLRYRVPRPPLQPGHYFLSTSIYDQRLVHAYDHWEYCLAFDVYPTEGSRCFGTVSLSGSWLTSEPTPDGCC; translated from the coding sequence ATGACCGACCAGGCGGCGTCCATCACTTTCGATCGCGTCTGCAAGCGGTATGTGTGGCGGCCGGAGCGGGCGCGTACGTTCCTGGATGTGTTTGCCGGGCTGATGCGAGGGCGCGAGCCGGATCAGGAGTTCTGGGCTCTTCGTGACCTCAGCCTGGTGGTTGGCCCCGGAGAGGCAGTGGCGCTCATCGGGCCCAACGGGGCGGGGAAGAGCACGGCTTTGAAGTTGGCCTCGCGGGTGATCGTGCCCACCTCTGGCACAGTGACCGTCGTGGGCAGGGTATCGGCCTTGCTCGAGCTGGCGGCAGGCTTTCACCCCGACCTCACCGGGCGAGAGAACGTTTTCCTGTCAGGCGCCCTGATGGGGCTTTCCCGCCGTGCCATGCTGGACCGCTTCGACCAGATCCTCGAGTTCTCCGGCGTGAGCGAGTTCATAGACTCGCCCGTACGTCATTACTCTTCCGGCATGGCCATGCGGCTGGGCTTCGCTGTGGCCAGCTCTGTGGAGCCCAGGGTACTTCTGATAGACGAGGTCCTGGCCGTGGGCGACCGGGCCTTCAGCCAGCGATGTGTGGACCGCATCTTTGGGCTGAAGGAGCGAGGCACGGCCATCCTGTTCGTGTCGCATGACCTAGACGCGGTCAGAAACCTGTGCGAACGGGCCATATTGCTGGAGCGAGGGGAAACAATAGAGTCCGGACCGACCGACCGCGTCATCTCGCGGTACCTTCGGCGGCTCTCTCAGACCGAGGGCAAGGACGTTCGGCAAGAGCGAGAGGAGCGCTGGGGAAGCGGGGAGGTGGCTATCGTTGAAGTGTGGCTAGAGGATGATCGAGGGGAGAGGGTATCCGGCCTAGGTGCGGGAGAGCCCTTCGCTGTGGGCATACGCTATCGGGTGACCGGGGATGTGGAGCAGCCAGTGTTTGGCCTCGCCTTCCGTGACGGATCCGGGTATCTCCTCAGTGGGCCCAACACTCGGTTCGATGGGGTGAGCGTTCCCCTGGGTGACAAGGAGGGAGTGCTCCGCTACCGCGTGCCTCGCCCGCCCCTCCAACCTGGGCACTATTTCCTGTCCACCAGCATCTATGACCAACGGTTGGTGCACGCCTACGACCACTGGGAGTACTGCCTGGCTTTCGACGTGTACCCGACCGAAGGATCACGCTGTTTCGGCACCGTGTCCCTGTCGGGGTCGTGGCTGACGTCGGAACCGACGCCAGACGGGTGTTGCTGA
- a CDS encoding NAD-dependent epimerase/dehydratase family protein — MTGTAGAGLKILVTGGAGFIGSHVAEALSQAGHRVAVLDNLSRGKRENLSPSIPLHHMDLRDPGLEQLLADERYDVVSHHAAQIDVRLSVADPLADADVNVMGSLRLLAACVRWGVRKVIYASSGGAIYGEPRYLPTDEDHPIEPVSPYGVSKYAVELYLRQFAATHGLRYTVLRYPNVYGPRQDPLGEGGVVAIFARRMLAHETVYIYGSGEQERDFVYVGDCAQANLMALSAGDGRAYNLGTGTGVSVNSLFRIMAALTGYEQDPVYRPARPGETMRMAVDATRAERELGWRPKVALEEGIRRTIAAVAQGRES; from the coding sequence GTGACTGGCACTGCCGGCGCCGGGCTCAAGATCCTGGTCACCGGAGGTGCTGGGTTCATAGGATCACATGTGGCCGAGGCGCTCTCCCAGGCTGGCCATCGGGTGGCCGTGCTCGATAATCTGAGCCGAGGCAAGCGAGAGAACCTGAGCCCGTCGATCCCGCTGCATCACATGGACCTGCGCGACCCTGGCCTGGAGCAACTGCTGGCCGACGAGCGCTACGACGTGGTCAGCCACCACGCTGCCCAGATAGACGTTCGGCTGTCGGTGGCTGACCCTCTGGCGGACGCCGACGTGAACGTGATGGGGTCATTGCGGCTGCTGGCTGCCTGCGTGCGATGGGGCGTGAGGAAGGTGATATACGCCTCCAGTGGGGGCGCCATCTATGGTGAGCCTCGCTACCTGCCCACCGATGAGGACCACCCGATCGAGCCCGTCTCGCCGTACGGAGTCAGCAAGTACGCTGTGGAGCTGTACCTGCGCCAGTTCGCCGCCACCCACGGGCTCCGGTACACCGTGCTTCGCTACCCCAACGTCTATGGGCCCCGGCAGGACCCATTGGGTGAAGGCGGGGTCGTCGCCATCTTCGCCCGCCGCATGCTAGCTCATGAGACTGTGTATATCTATGGCTCGGGCGAACAGGAGAGGGACTTCGTTTACGTGGGCGACTGCGCTCAAGCGAACCTTATGGCCCTGAGTGCCGGTGACGGCCGAGCCTACAACTTGGGTACCGGCACCGGGGTCAGCGTCAACTCCCTGTTTCGTATCATGGCCGCGCTTACCGGTTACGAGCAGGACCCGGTCTACCGGCCGGCGCGCCCTGGTGAGACTATGCGGATGGCAGTGGACGCCACGCGGGCAGAGCGAGAGCTTGGGTGGCGGCCGAAGGTTGCGCTTGAGGAGGGGATTCGCCGCACGATCGCCGCTGTGGCTCAGGGCAGGGAGTCTTGA
- a CDS encoding sugar transferase, whose protein sequence is MAGESQSALWGMEAVAVRRTGLLTPAGRRAFLLAVDLIIVLASVLGGLAVWAHRGHIPFGERFIRLHWEWFPFMTLTWLVAAVLNDLYRPSLIGRVRGLLRRLLRAQAVLVFVYLVVYFVSTPRSLPRGLLLYYAAIATPLLFAARGVLTVWFAQPRFRFRTLVVGAGWAGRTAIEVIQEQLQTEFVLVGLVDDDEEKRGQTVRGVRVLGGGDVLPELARINNIDLLVIAITRGISPSLFRNVLLCQQAGIGVVGMASLYERTLERTPVHHLPEQWFMEFEPPDVLTQAAKRLLDLGFAVVAGLGLGLLLPFIAAAIYIESPGSIFYRQQRLGRNGKPFWVYKLRSMVPDAESDGAQWARENDPRVTRVGRLLRKTRLDELPQVWNVLRGEMSLIGPRPERPEFVAQLQEQIPYYRSRLSVKPGLTGWAQVRYRYGNTVEDARIKLEYDLYYIKHQSLLLDLSILFRTVGVVLRMGGT, encoded by the coding sequence ATGGCCGGCGAGTCGCAGTCAGCTTTGTGGGGGATGGAGGCCGTCGCAGTGCGACGGACCGGCCTGTTGACGCCTGCGGGCCGGAGGGCGTTCCTGCTGGCGGTGGACCTGATCATCGTGCTGGCATCGGTTCTTGGCGGACTGGCGGTGTGGGCACACCGGGGCCACATCCCCTTCGGGGAGCGCTTCATCCGTCTTCACTGGGAGTGGTTTCCCTTCATGACTCTCACCTGGCTGGTTGCGGCGGTGCTGAATGACCTGTACCGCCCCAGCTTGATCGGCCGGGTTCGCGGCCTGTTGCGGAGGCTGCTGCGCGCTCAGGCGGTTCTGGTGTTCGTGTACCTGGTGGTGTACTTCGTGTCCACTCCCCGCTCGCTCCCTCGCGGCCTGCTGCTCTACTACGCTGCCATCGCTACCCCGCTGTTGTTCGCGGCGCGAGGAGTGCTGACTGTATGGTTCGCCCAGCCTCGCTTCCGCTTTCGGACCCTGGTCGTGGGCGCTGGCTGGGCTGGGCGCACTGCCATCGAGGTCATCCAGGAGCAACTGCAGACCGAGTTCGTCCTGGTAGGCCTGGTGGATGACGACGAAGAGAAGCGGGGTCAGACGGTCCGTGGCGTGCGTGTGCTTGGTGGCGGCGACGTACTGCCGGAACTGGCGCGGATCAATAACATTGACCTGTTGGTGATCGCCATCACCCGCGGGATCTCGCCCTCCCTATTTCGCAACGTGCTGCTGTGCCAGCAAGCGGGGATCGGTGTGGTAGGCATGGCGTCTCTCTATGAGCGCACGCTAGAGCGCACCCCCGTCCACCATTTGCCCGAGCAGTGGTTCATGGAGTTTGAGCCCCCGGATGTGCTTACCCAGGCGGCTAAGCGGCTGCTGGACCTGGGATTCGCCGTGGTGGCAGGTTTGGGCTTGGGATTGCTCCTGCCTTTCATCGCCGCGGCTATCTACATCGAGAGCCCCGGCAGCATCTTCTACCGACAGCAGCGTCTGGGCCGGAACGGGAAGCCATTCTGGGTTTACAAGCTGAGGTCTATGGTGCCGGACGCAGAGAGCGACGGGGCCCAATGGGCACGGGAGAATGACCCCCGCGTGACTCGGGTGGGCCGCCTGCTGCGCAAGACGCGTCTGGACGAACTTCCCCAGGTGTGGAATGTGTTACGAGGGGAGATGAGCCTGATCGGGCCGCGCCCGGAGAGACCGGAGTTCGTAGCGCAGCTACAGGAACAGATCCCGTACTATCGCTCCCGATTGAGCGTCAAGCCCGGGCTCACCGGTTGGGCCCAGGTGCGGTACCGCTACGGCAACACCGTCGAGGATGCCCGCATCAAACTGGAATATGACTTGTACTACATAAAGCACCAGTCACTGCTGCTGGACCTGTCCATCCTGTTTCGAACTGTCGGAGTGGTGCTGAGGATGGGCGGGACGTGA
- a CDS encoding tetratricopeptide repeat protein produces the protein MASIRSHLRTKLAAVLLAAIAFLYFSAPWLTSLARSELGGVALHRGLALMEERPSEPNPYLDRALRHFQAAVASNDANAHAWRQLGELYLVLGQNEEARQALSRAVMLRPSFPLYHVLLGDAYDGLGAAREAIDTWREGRGGILRRDQIAANACKIADAHIQAGDPLSAVPVLRDEVLPVDPDNLFALAYIVSTYDGAVSGPHPLADPYRESAVYPPPGGFRVSSDARLAAFQARGAVRLYSAGYWDAGLMVNTIRYWASQGHPAAVMAARELWQSAPEDETWLLAYAEALVRSGLHQEALTLLEEGAAGSPGVLRWRALAWVEAARRGDRDEYWRGAREALLAYRAAAPDDLWPLAVLPQVCQRLGAPEEAERWQADLKRRTEDADREAVAEALQVEAEAVRLGANLVLNGGFELWAGDRPEHWTWSNMATGDPWNLAFYAGGPEEVQALLGASARVQGIWRQERQDREPARAGYWLYDQSARALRELKVTPGLTYVVSLDYFTEVGGAVQPTVWLSYADSPCWAGDRRLAPTEGEWRHFTFVCGPAAEGDDPLRPLLRLFGTGTVLFDNLAVREVILAGEQEGG, from the coding sequence ATGGCGTCAATCCGGAGTCATCTGCGCACCAAGCTGGCGGCAGTGCTACTGGCCGCGATTGCGTTCCTGTATTTCAGCGCACCCTGGCTCACCTCGCTGGCGCGCTCGGAGTTGGGTGGAGTGGCACTGCACCGAGGCCTGGCTCTGATGGAGGAGCGTCCGTCCGAACCGAATCCCTACCTGGACCGGGCCCTGCGCCACTTCCAGGCCGCGGTAGCCTCGAACGATGCCAATGCCCACGCCTGGCGCCAACTCGGGGAGCTGTACCTGGTCCTGGGGCAGAACGAAGAGGCGCGGCAGGCGCTGTCACGGGCCGTGATGCTTAGACCGTCCTTTCCCTTGTACCACGTGCTCCTGGGTGATGCCTATGATGGTCTAGGCGCGGCGCGGGAGGCCATAGACACGTGGCGCGAGGGGCGAGGTGGCATCCTGCGCCGAGACCAGATCGCGGCCAACGCCTGCAAAATCGCCGACGCCCACATCCAGGCCGGCGACCCGCTGTCGGCCGTGCCGGTGCTTCGGGACGAGGTGTTGCCGGTGGATCCCGACAACTTGTTCGCCCTGGCGTACATCGTGTCAACCTACGACGGTGCGGTCAGCGGTCCTCATCCCCTCGCTGACCCCTATCGAGAGTCGGCGGTCTATCCCCCTCCGGGTGGCTTTCGGGTCAGCTCCGACGCGCGGCTGGCCGCCTTCCAGGCTCGGGGGGCAGTGCGGCTGTACTCCGCCGGTTACTGGGACGCCGGGCTGATGGTGAACACGATCCGCTACTGGGCCTCTCAGGGCCACCCTGCGGCCGTGATGGCGGCGCGGGAGCTGTGGCAGTCGGCGCCCGAGGACGAAACCTGGCTCCTCGCCTACGCTGAGGCCCTGGTGCGGTCCGGCCTTCATCAGGAAGCGCTCACGTTACTGGAGGAAGGAGCCGCCGGGTCGCCTGGGGTACTGCGGTGGCGGGCACTGGCGTGGGTCGAGGCGGCCCGGAGGGGCGACCGAGACGAGTATTGGCGGGGAGCCAGGGAGGCGCTGCTGGCATACCGGGCGGCTGCGCCCGACGATCTGTGGCCTCTGGCGGTTCTGCCCCAGGTATGCCAGCGGTTGGGGGCGCCAGAAGAGGCCGAGCGGTGGCAGGCGGATCTCAAGCGACGCACCGAGGATGCCGATAGGGAAGCGGTAGCCGAGGCCCTACAGGTCGAGGCTGAGGCTGTGCGACTGGGTGCCAATCTGGTGTTGAACGGGGGCTTCGAGCTGTGGGCAGGCGATCGGCCCGAGCACTGGACCTGGTCCAACATGGCTACCGGGGACCCCTGGAATCTGGCGTTCTATGCCGGCGGGCCGGAGGAGGTGCAGGCTCTGCTCGGTGCGAGCGCCAGGGTCCAGGGAATATGGCGGCAGGAGAGACAGGATAGGGAGCCTGCTCGGGCTGGGTACTGGCTCTACGACCAGTCGGCTCGGGCACTGCGTGAACTGAAGGTCACGCCGGGCCTAACCTACGTCGTGTCTCTCGACTACTTCACCGAGGTGGGCGGAGCGGTTCAGCCCACCGTGTGGTTGTCCTATGCCGACTCGCCCTGTTGGGCTGGAGACCGGCGATTGGCTCCCACCGAGGGCGAGTGGCGCCACTTCACCTTCGTCTGCGGCCCGGCGGCTGAAGGTGACGACCCGCTGAGGCCCTTGCTCCGCCTGTTTGGGACCGGTACGGTCCTATTCGACAACCTCGCGGTGCGGGAAGTGATTCTCGCCGGGGAGCAGGAGGGAGGTTAG
- a CDS encoding CehA/McbA family metallohydrolase — protein sequence MRRTAVGVILAASALTLAALHATTLAQSATGVVISEVAYNLGDDWIELYNRGPEAVQLDGWTLSVDSSYAHPQALTGSIGAGEFLVLVPTYGLLDSGDYVRLQMPNGLSDAVSFGDRTVICSGLTAASGQSLHLMDLTAAAGSCGYVAGAPSPGGPPPAPTPTPTATDTPTATPTATATVSPGSVALTEVYYQGACELEWVEIANVAAVPVAMDGWRLRDNNGYHSLALSLAPGEVVVVQGGAGAIVPECGATTARADGSCMGIKLADEGDAVELVDGNGRVLASLVYGGASTPGAVPLAPAGHSLARLRLPDGSLMPWMASTPVPGCLQLAPTPTATPTVTATPTLIPTPTATVAPGSVALTEVFYQGNCDREWVEIANLSRAEIVLDGWRLTDNGGSTSLRLTLSPGEVVLIQPSGSQVTPGCAGRGYLTQGACLGNGLADDGDRVELTDATGRMLDSVYYGPATTPGAVPLAPAGLSLARPREADGTLDGWQALAPDPGCLQGASSPTAPGPEPSATLTPEPPPDATPTAIPPREQVVHLAYLPLASCRAAAAPLASLLISEVLYQGITADEGDEFVELRGFTGLPLDLTGHKLGDAEYAGDGEGMYLFPGGTFLPAGGTLVVARCANSFAARFGRPPDLEFAPGGCLDSPEVPNMQRYTAWGRGSFNLANSGDEVLLLGPDDAVLDAVAYGSGAFGLLGLVGEANAPAPLSLQRVGALDRDDMSLDFGHEGPSPGTGLDVPVAPLPAPGPSWAGLTAFWGNLHSHSSYSDGAGPPELAFARARQAGLNFYAVTDHGWMLRAVEWSRLRGVASDATVPGRFLALAGFEWTHRTEGHINVFGTTELASRDLPETSNVAGLLRWAEQQPGAVLQSNHPGLGGSHVGQEAVNGRVDRLHLQEVVSGRGTMARTYEEALLEAWRNGWQVAPTAGSDTDGWFWGSDTAARTGVWALELTEAAVLEALRHGRAFATEDANLAVAWRCGDDWMGASSLAAEGSCTAFYADGDGEPATLALLDLAGRTLASWGALSGEESPFSAPPEPGFWLRATQADGDRAWTPPIWAGE from the coding sequence ATGCGTCGCACTGCCGTCGGGGTCATTCTGGCCGCCTCAGCCCTCACCCTCGCTGCCCTGCATGCCACCACCCTGGCCCAGTCTGCCACCGGCGTCGTCATCTCCGAGGTCGCCTACAACCTGGGGGACGACTGGATCGAGCTGTACAACCGCGGTCCGGAGGCTGTCCAGCTTGACGGCTGGACGCTCTCCGTGGATAGCTCCTACGCCCATCCCCAAGCATTGACCGGATCCATCGGTGCGGGCGAGTTCCTCGTGCTGGTGCCGACCTACGGGCTGCTCGATTCCGGCGACTACGTCAGGCTGCAGATGCCCAACGGCCTCAGCGATGCTGTCTCCTTCGGGGATCGCACCGTTATCTGCTCTGGCCTCACCGCCGCGAGCGGCCAGTCGCTGCATCTGATGGACCTCACCGCTGCTGCCGGCTCCTGCGGCTACGTAGCCGGTGCCCCCTCTCCCGGCGGCCCACCGCCTGCGCCCACTCCCACCCCGACGGCGACGGACACGCCCACCGCCACTCCCACGGCCACTGCCACCGTCTCGCCCGGCTCGGTGGCCCTCACCGAGGTCTACTACCAGGGCGCTTGCGAGCTCGAGTGGGTAGAGATCGCCAACGTCGCCGCTGTGCCCGTCGCCATGGACGGCTGGCGCCTCCGCGACAACAACGGCTACCATTCGCTCGCCCTCAGCCTGGCCCCGGGGGAGGTGGTGGTAGTGCAGGGCGGCGCGGGGGCGATCGTGCCCGAGTGTGGTGCCACAACGGCTCGGGCCGACGGCTCCTGCATGGGCATCAAGCTCGCCGACGAGGGAGACGCGGTCGAGCTGGTGGATGGGAACGGGCGGGTGCTGGCCTCGCTGGTCTACGGCGGTGCCTCCACCCCGGGCGCCGTGCCTCTGGCGCCGGCCGGGCACTCCCTGGCCCGGCTGCGCCTGCCCGACGGCTCCCTGATGCCCTGGATGGCGTCCACGCCGGTGCCCGGATGCCTGCAGCTGGCGCCCACTCCCACGGCCACGCCGACCGTCACCGCCACTCCCACTCTCATCCCCACGCCGACGGCCACCGTCGCTCCCGGGTCTGTAGCGCTGACCGAGGTGTTCTACCAGGGGAACTGCGACCGGGAGTGGGTGGAGATCGCCAACCTGAGCCGAGCGGAGATCGTCCTCGACGGATGGCGTCTGACGGACAACGGGGGCTCCACCTCCCTTCGCCTGACGCTCTCGCCCGGAGAAGTGGTGCTGATCCAGCCGTCCGGCAGCCAGGTGACTCCGGGATGCGCCGGGCGCGGTTACCTGACGCAAGGGGCTTGCCTGGGCAACGGCCTGGCCGACGACGGCGACCGGGTCGAGCTGACCGACGCTACCGGCAGGATGCTGGACTCCGTGTACTACGGTCCCGCCACCACTCCCGGGGCCGTACCTCTGGCGCCGGCCGGCCTGTCTCTGGCGCGCCCGCGCGAGGCCGATGGGACGTTGGACGGCTGGCAGGCGCTGGCTCCCGATCCGGGCTGTCTTCAGGGCGCTTCCTCACCTACAGCGCCCGGTCCCGAGCCCTCGGCCACGCTCACACCGGAGCCACCACCGGACGCCACCCCTACCGCGATCCCGCCTCGCGAGCAGGTCGTCCACCTGGCCTACCTCCCCCTGGCCTCCTGCCGCGCCGCAGCCGCGCCCCTGGCGTCCCTCTTGATCTCGGAAGTGCTCTACCAGGGCATCACGGCTGACGAAGGGGACGAGTTCGTGGAGCTGCGCGGGTTCACCGGCCTGCCGCTGGACCTCACCGGCCACAAGCTGGGGGACGCCGAGTACGCCGGAGATGGCGAAGGGATGTACCTCTTCCCGGGCGGCACCTTCCTGCCAGCCGGTGGAACTCTGGTGGTGGCCCGGTGCGCGAACTCCTTCGCCGCTCGTTTCGGCCGCCCTCCGGACCTCGAGTTCGCCCCCGGTGGCTGTCTGGACTCGCCCGAAGTGCCCAACATGCAGCGCTACACCGCCTGGGGGCGAGGCTCGTTCAACCTGGCCAACAGCGGGGACGAGGTGCTGCTCCTGGGCCCGGACGACGCTGTCCTGGATGCGGTGGCCTACGGCTCTGGTGCCTTCGGCCTGCTCGGCCTGGTCGGCGAGGCCAACGCCCCGGCCCCGCTGTCGCTCCAGCGGGTGGGGGCCCTGGACCGGGACGACATGAGCCTGGACTTCGGGCACGAGGGCCCATCGCCGGGCACCGGGCTGGACGTGCCAGTGGCGCCGCTTCCGGCGCCCGGGCCATCGTGGGCCGGCCTCACCGCGTTCTGGGGCAACCTGCACTCCCACTCCTCTTACTCCGACGGCGCCGGCCCTCCCGAGTTGGCCTTCGCCCGCGCCCGTCAGGCCGGGCTGAACTTCTACGCCGTCACCGACCACGGCTGGATGCTGCGCGCGGTCGAATGGTCGCGACTCCGGGGTGTGGCCAGCGACGCCACCGTGCCCGGGCGCTTCCTGGCTCTGGCTGGGTTCGAATGGACCCACCGGACCGAGGGCCACATCAACGTGTTCGGCACCACCGAGCTGGCCAGCCGCGACCTTCCCGAGACCTCGAATGTGGCCGGCCTGTTGCGCTGGGCCGAGCAGCAGCCTGGGGCCGTGCTCCAGTCCAACCACCCTGGGCTGGGTGGCAGCCACGTGGGGCAGGAGGCAGTGAACGGCCGGGTGGATCGGCTGCATCTGCAGGAGGTAGTCAGCGGTCGGGGCACAATGGCCCGCACCTACGAGGAGGCCCTGCTGGAAGCCTGGCGCAACGGCTGGCAGGTGGCGCCCACGGCCGGGTCGGACACAGATGGCTGGTTCTGGGGGAGCGATACGGCGGCACGTACGGGCGTCTGGGCCCTGGAGCTCACTGAGGCCGCCGTGCTGGAGGCCCTGCGTCACGGGAGGGCCTTCGCCACGGAGGATGCCAACCTGGCGGTCGCCTGGCGCTGCGGTGACGACTGGATGGGTGCCTCATCTTTGGCGGCAGAGGGCTCATGCACTGCCTTCTACGCCGACGGCGACGGCGAGCCGGCCACGTTGGCCCTGCTCGATCTGGCCGGACGGACGCTGGCGAGCTGGGGCGCGCTGTCCGGCGAGGAGAGCCCATTCTCGGCACCCCCTGAGCCCGGATTCTGGCTGAGAGCGACCCAGGCCGACGGCGATCGCGCCTGGACGCCGCCGATCTGGGCCGGGGAATAG